The genomic stretch caagtgggggccactcttcatcacggtgcgtgggcctctcactatcgcggcctttcttgttgcagagcacaggctccagacttgcaggctcagtaattgtggctcacgggcctagttgctccatggcatgtgggatcttcccagaccaaggctcgaacccgtgtcccctgcattggcaggcagattctcaaccactgcgccaccagggaagcccagaagggtGTAATTTGAGTACTATTTGGGGAGGGGTTTAAGAGTTCTTCAAAAATTAGGAGTTGTGATAATGAAGgtattaaaagaaacaattttctaATAGAAAGGTACATACgtaattttttctttccatttcacagGGCACCTTTCAGCAGATGTGGATTTCCAAACAAGAATATGAAGAAGGAGGGAAGCAGTGTGTAGAAAGGAAATGCCCTTGAGAAGAGTTCCCAAACAACTACCTTCTTTGTCACCTTACGTTTCATAGCTTTAGTATACTCAGGAAAAGAACAACCATCTTTTGTAGAATGTTTATACATTTTTGCATATTTCAATTTccacttaaattttttaaggCTTTAACTGGCTctgtaaattaaaataagtttGTGCTTTCCTTGAAATGCACTTATTCTTATTacaagcattttataattttgtataaatgtctattttctctaaatattttgctTTCAGTAAAATGCTTTCCAACTCTGTTTATGGTAGAATTGCTTTTTATTGACTAGTAAaacttactgcctatgttttttaCCTTAGgctttcaaaattaaataaaaattactaggCACTCCAGAAATACTTTTTTTGTGGACTGCTGTGTTGTAACTTGCCACTTTAAGTACtaaatatatttatcattattttgaatggaAGTACGCACTGTTTATTAACAGTAGAATCCATAGCCCCTTCATATCTAGTAACAATAGTAGTGAAAAGGTTACCTGAATTCCAAAATTACCTTATTGCCTTTGCTATAGCAGTTATATCACTTTCCCACTCTAAGATACGGGCGATTAAAAGTCTGCTTAGATGTCagaatttataaaatgggaatttaaTCTGAACTTTATACCTGATTTTGACCACTTCCAGATTTAGCATGCCATAATAACACTTAAAACGGTCGACAGTCATATGACTAAAAACACAAGTTATTTATAAACCACTTAATATGTATTTACTTTTGTATACAGATTGtaatccaagaaaaacaaaatggtaaATTAAGAGTTCAGCTATCTTAGACAAGACTTGACTTCTGGGCTTCAGAAagatgtggaaacttttcctgaagaaacttttctttcttgcttgctaaACTTCTCTTCCTTGCTTTGATGCGGGCTTGTTTCTCAGTTCTCAATCTAGGTAAATAAAAGCATAACAGCAATTTATACAAAACTATTTCCCTGTTACTCGGTACTGTCAACATATGTCCAAATCAATCACTTAAAGACCTCAATCATGCCCGTCTCTGTATTAGGTGTGTAATGTATATTATTAAACTTGAATAATCATTGTAAACCTACACAAGTCAAAGATAAACATGAAATCAAAAGCATCTGTAACGCTACACCAATTCTCCTTCCTATTTCCTGactggaaagaaagaacagaCCTGTGAGCCTCTAACAGACTGggctttctcctttatttttagaaataatgtaGTTTTATAGAATACATTAGATATTTTACATCCTGAGATACATCCTGAGGTGTTTAGGAATTCCCTAATTTCAAATAGCACTCAGTCTAACATCATTTCCCCACCACTGAGAGAATAAAGCCATGCTAAGAGATGATGCTTAGTGCTAGCTGGGCTAGCCACTCTGGGTTTGCCTCTACCTATCAGCATCCCAGGGCATTAGGCCTTTGTGCCTCAGCTAAATTATGTTGACTTACAAGGTCACTTTGGAATTATCAAAATTGCAAATGATAAATTCATGGATGCCTAGCCTCTACTGTActtaaattgaaatataacaaTACAGTTAAGAGACAGgtactgggactttcctggtggtgcagtgattaagaatcaacctgccaatgcaggggacacgggttcaaaccctggtccaggaagatcccacatgccgcggagcaacgaagcccatgtgccacaactactgagcctgtgctctagagcctgcgagccacaactactgaagcccgtgcacctagagcccgtgcttcgcaacaagagaagccaccgcaataggaagcccgtgcaccgcaacgaagaagagtagcccctgtttgccgcaactagagaaagcctgcacgcagcaatgaagacccaatgtagccaaaaataaataaatttattaaaaaaagaattctatattcagcaaAACTCATTCCAgagtgaaggtgaaataaaggcctttatattaaaaaaaaaaaaaggtactgaataACTACAATATGCCAGTGCTATGGGGGAGGTCACAGAAATTTGAGATAAGGGTTATATTTGGATAGAGAtagaaatacatatacaaaatatataagctACTTTATAAATTAAGTATAAAGTAAGACTAAACAAAGTTGAAATCAGATTACGCATTCTATTCATCAGTCTTTGCTCCAACTAAATtttggccatttaaaaaaataaacccatgttAAAGGTTTGCTATTCTTAAGAATATTCAGAAGATTATGCTGCATGTTCTGAAGGTAAGGCTAAAGGTAGTTtcaaaaacaatatatttaaggCCTGTAAAAGTGACACTGCATTCATAAATTCTCATACATTAAAGTCACGTTATTTACAGCTTCACCTATTAAGGCTAAGGGACAAAAGCATCAAATTGCACATTAGGTTTGGAGACAGCGAGGAGGAAAAGCCAGTGCAGTTAATTTCTTCAATTGCTTATTTCATTTCACCACGCCCTGCAATAACATGAGCTCACATTCTATGCAGCAAAGTATTTGGACCTTCCTTTTAACAATCCAAAAAGATTTAATCATCTACTTCCACAGAACAGATCGATGAACAGAAAGACAATAAAACTTTTCAAAGGatatacattaaaatgttaacagtagctATTTCTGGATGGTGAAATTACATAagactaatttctttttttacctgatttttctagtttttggacaatgaacatgtattatttatataaaagctTAACACACGTCATCTGATGTAACGATACACTTTAGTACTAATGGTACTTGTGCTCACCTGACAAAACGTTCCACATAGGGCATTGCAAAGAATCGTTTTCTATTGTATCTTTTATTTAGGTACCAAGGTATAGGCCACTGCTTGAACTTGTGCctgccaagaaaacaaaaaggtatCACCCTACAGAAaacatttaatacattttcacttttttacaGAGTTTTAGCCTTCTTTGAACTAAATATGTTTTCAATAAAATGAGATGTAATtggctttttaaagatttaaaaatttttatagtttaaatATAAGACACTTATGAATCCACTGCAAAATTGCAGATGTTAATATTTTGCAATGTTTGCTTCAGatcactcttttaaaatatatatatatatatatatataaaagtttaaagaCACAGCTAAGTTCTCTACTTTCACAATAGCTTCTAGCCATAAACTGAAGTGTATCATTACCAGATATATTTTGTACTTTtactacatatatatgtgtgtactaattttatatatgtacacatacatatgtatacacacatataatttgAAACACTgatatttacatgtatatgttttgtttttaaaatgtaagtaaattGCAGCAACTGATatagatatctatctatatctacctcaacataacaaaaccTAAAAAATCATAATGCTGagtaggaaaaaaggaaattgtgATTTCActgtaaacatttatttgaaaatatttcaattaaaaaagtaacAGAAGGATTAATTTCAGGGCATATAACCAATCTTCTCTAAAAATCCAGAATTAATCTGTAATATCAGAAGCCTAAGTTCCAATCTCTTTGT from Pseudorca crassidens isolate mPseCra1 chromosome 5, mPseCra1.hap1, whole genome shotgun sequence encodes the following:
- the MRPL47 gene encoding large ribosomal subunit protein uL29m isoform X3, whose protein sequence is MLLTLEQEAKRQSLPMPSPERLEKVVDSMDALDKVVQEREDALRLLQTGQEKARPGAWRRDIFGRIIWHKFKQWPIPWYLNKRYNRKRFFAMPYVERFVRLRTEKQARIKARKRSLASKKEKFLQEKFPHLSEAQKSSLV